One genomic window of Cyprinus carpio isolate SPL01 chromosome A23, ASM1834038v1, whole genome shotgun sequence includes the following:
- the LOC109094157 gene encoding dnaJ homolog subfamily C member 11, whose protein sequence is MAAALDEDEIDNDDYYSLLNVRREATQDELKASYRRLCMLYHPDKHRDPELKRQAEQLFNLVHQAYEVLSDPQSRAIYDVYGKRGLEVEGWEVVERKRTPAEIREEYERLQREREERRLQQRTNPKGTISVGIDATDLFDRYEEDYEEISGGDGGGGGGLPHIEINKMHISQSIEAPLTTTDTAILSGSLSTHNGNGGGNINLALRRVTSAKGWGEVEFGAGDTHGPLFGLKIFRNLTSRCFTTAHCGMQFSSRGIRPGLTTMLARHLDKNTMGYLQWRWGTQSSMNTSIVRDTKSSHFTFAVQLGIPHTFIMMSYQYKFQDDDQTKIKGSVKSGFFGTVVEYGAETKISRHSILGATVSVGVPQGVSLKIKLNRASQTYFFPIHLTDQLLPSAVFYATVGPLVFYLAIQRLVIRPYVRAQQEQELEKQRESSASDIAKKKQEAEAAVMLMQESVRRIIEAEESRMGLIILNAWYGKFVTDNSRKHERARVIDVTVPLQCLVKDSKLILTEASKAGLPGFYDPCVGEEKSLKMLYQFRGVMHQCLCGDTEALRIPKQSHRIDNDS, encoded by the exons ATGGCGGCGGCCTTGGATGAAGATGAAATCGACAATGATGACTATTATTCTCTGTTAAACGTCCGCAGAGAG GCCACACAGGATGAGCTCAAGGCTTCATATCGCCGCCTTTGCATGCTCTACCACCCAGACAAGCACAGAGATCCAGAGCTTAAGAGGCAGGCAGAGCAGCTTTTTAACTTGGTTCACCAGGCCTATGAAG TACTAAGTGATCCACAGTCTAGAGCAATTTATGATGTATATGGGAAGAGAGGGCTGGAAGTGGAAGGATGGGAG GTAGTGGAGAGGAAAAGAACACCAGCAGAGATCCGTGAAGAATATGAGCGacttcaaagagagagagaggagaggagactaCAGCAAAGGACCAACCCAAAG GGGACAATAAGTGTGGGTATTGATGCGACAGACCTATTTGATCGCTATGAGGAGGATTATGAAGAGATCTCTGGTGGTgatggcggcggcggcggcggcttACCGCACATTGAGATCAACAAGATGCACATATCCCAGTCAATAGAG GCCCCTTTGACAACCACAGACACAGCCATTCTTTCTggctctctctccacacacaacGGCAATGGGGGAGGAAACATAAACTTGGCCTTGCGACGAGTTACCTCAGCTAAAGGCTGGGGAGAA GTTGAGTTTGGGGCAGGAGACACACATGGGCCTCTCTTCGGGTTGAAGATTTTCCGTAACTTGACTTCACGCTG cttCACTACGGCTCATTGTGGCATGCAGTTTTCATCCCGTGGTATACGTCCGGGTCTTACTACTATGCTTGCACGCCACCTGGACAAAAACACTATGGGTTATTTACAGTGGCGCTGGGGAACTCAGTCTTCCATGAACACCAGCATCGTCAGGGACACCAAAAGCAGTCATTTCACCTTCGCTGTGCAG TTGGGAATTCCACATACATTTATCATGATGAGCTACCAGTACAAATTCCAGGATGATGATCAGACCAAGATCAAGGGCTCTGTCAA GTCAGGGTTTTTCGGTACGGTGGTGGAATACGGTGCTGAGACTAAGATCAGTCGCCACAGTATCCTGGGTGCTACCGTCAGTGTTGGAGTACCTCAAGGCGTCTCTCTCAAGATCAA GTTGAACCGAGCGAGCCAGACGTACTTCTTCCCCATTCACTTAACAGACCAGCTTCTACCCAGCGCCGTTTTTTATGCCACTGTCGGACCCCTTGTGTTCTACTTGGCCATCCAGCGGCTAGTTATCAGACCTTACGTTCGTGCTCAGCAGGAACA GGAGCTTGAGAAGCAGAGGGAGAGCTCGGCATCAGACATTGCCAAGAAGAAGCAAGAGGCAGAAGCAGCT GTTATGCTGATGCAAGAGTCTGTGCGTAGAATTATCGAAGCAGAGGAGTCCAGAATGG GTCTGATCATCCTCAATGCCTGGTATGGCAAGTTTGTGACAGACAACAGCCGTAAGCACGAAAGGGCAAGGGTCATTGATGTGACGGTGCCTCTACAGTGCCTGGTGAAGGACTCCAAGCTCATTCTCACAGAAGCATCTAAG GCTGGGTTACCGGGCTTCTACGACCCCTGTGTAGGTGAGGAGAAGAGTCTGAAGATGCTGTATCAGTTCAGAGGCGTGATGCACCAATGTCTATGTGGTGATACAGAAGCACTCAGGATACCAAAACAAT CCCACAGGATTGATAATGACAGTTAG